The following nucleotide sequence is from Burkholderia gladioli.
GACGTAATCGCGCATGTAGGACATCAGCACCGAACACTGCATGCGCACCACCACGCTGCCGGGCCGCGCCTCGGGCACGGGACGATCGACGAGCGCGAGGGCGCCGCCGAGGCGGTCGAGTTGCCAGGCTTTCATGGGTTTCTCCTTTTGACGGCTGAATGGACAGACACCATGATCCCCGCCTCAAACGGTTGTTTGTATAATCCTCCGGTCGATATTCCTATTCATTCGTACATTCATGGATGCCTTGTCGGAAGTGCTGTCGATGCTGCGCGTCTCCAGTGCGCTGTCCTCGCGTTTCGAGGGACGCGGCGCCTGGGCCTTTCATTTCCCTGCTTACCAGCACGTGAAATTCGGCTCGGTGCTGCAAGGCAGCCTTCATCTGTGGATGGTCGGCGAGACGCGGCGCTACCGCATGGAGGAAGGCGATTTCTACCTGCTGACCGACGGCGCGAGCTTCTGCGCGGCCAGCGACCCGAGCCGCGAGACCCTCGACGGCCCGCTCCACTATCGCGCCGCGCGCGGCCCCGATGGCGTGGTGCGCTGGCAAGGCCCGGGCGAGCTGCCGCTGGTCAGCCTCGCGAGCGGGCGTTTCACCTTCGAGAACGAACTGTCGGCGCTGCTGCTCGCGCACCTGCCGCCGCTGATCCATCTGCGCGCGGCCGACGTGGCCTCGCACGCGCTCGGCCACGTGCTCGCGCTGATGCGCGCCGAAACGGAGGGAGAGATGCCGGGTTCGGATGTCGCCAAGGGCAGCCTGGCCACCCTGGTGCTGGTGCACGCGCTGCGCACCTACCTGGCCACCAGCGAGGCGCCGGCCGGCTGGCTCGGCGCGCTGGCCGACGCGCGCATCGGCCGCGCGCTGTCGCGCATGCACGCGGCGCCCGGCGAGCGCTGGACCGTCGACACGCTGGCCGGCGAGGTCGGCATGTCGCGCACTGCCTTCGCGCAACGGTTCCGCCAGCGCGTGGGCAGCGCGCCGCTCGAATACCTGCAGGCCTGGCGGATGTCGCTGGCGATGACGGCGCTGGCCGACACCGACGAACCGCTCGCGCGGATCGCCGAGCGCGTCGGTTATCTGTCGGATACGGCCTTCAGCATCGCGTTCAAGCGCAGCACGGGGGAAAGCCCGGGGCGTTATCGCAGCGCGCGACGCAGGCGGGAGGGGGCGCTCGCCGCTTGAGTGTCGCTTACGCCGGGCCCGCCGCCGCCTCGACCTCCCCGCGCGCATACCGCCCCGGCGACATCCCCGCCAGTCGCGTGAAGGCCGCCCCGAACGCGCTGACCGAGCCATAACCGCTACGCTCGGCGATCTCGGCCATCGACAGCTCCCCCTGCCGCAACCACTGCTTGGCCAGCGCCATGCGCCAGGCCTGCAGGTATTCCATCGGCGCCATGCCGATCTCGCGGCTGAAGCGCTCGAAGAAGGCCGAGCGCGACATGGCCGCCTCGCGCGCCAGCTCGGCCACGCTCCAGCGCGAGGCCGGCTGCTCGTGCAGGCGCCGCAGCGCGGCGGCCAGCTTCGGATCGCCGAGCCCGCGCACCAGCCCCGGCGAGGCGGCCGTGCCCGAGGTCGAGCGCAGCGCCTCGATCAGCAGCACCTCCAGCAGCCGCTCCAGCACGATCTCGCGCGCGGGCCGCTCGGCGCGCGACTCGTCGCCGATCATCTGCACCAGGGTCGAGAGCCGGCGCTCGCCGCGCACGCAGATCCATCGCGGCAGCAGGGACACCAGCAACGCCGCATCGGGCGAGCCGAACAGGCACACGCCCACCAGCATCCGCACGTCCACCGCGCCGTGCGGATCGCCCACGCGCGCGCCGCCCGGCATCGGCACGATCGGCGTGGTGATGGGCTCGCCCTCGCGCGGCGGCTCGCGATCGAGGCTCGAGGTGGCGAAACCGCGCGCGGCGGGAATCATGGCGAAATCGCCTTCCTCCAGCGTGATCGTCTCGTCTTGGCCGGGGCCGTCCACACGCAGCCGGCAGCGCCCTTCCAGCACCACGAAATAGACCGGACGCCCCGTCTCGGCGCGGCGCACCGCCCAGGGCGCCGAGGCGATCACCTGCTTGGAGAAGGCCGCGCGAGGCTGCAGCAAGGACACGACTTCGGCGAGCGGGTCGACAGACATTCCGGACGATCTCTACAAATTCATGGATTCGGAAGTATAGTTCGTCCGCGAATAGGCGCCTATCGTGGAGGGCATCCCAACCCGCTGGAGTTCACGATGTCCCAAGCTTCCACCGTTCTCGTCACCGGCTGCTCGTCGGGCTTCGGCCTCGATATCGCGCGCCACTTCCTCGCGCAGGGCTGGCGCGTGGTGGCCACCATGCGCACCCCGCGCGAGGACCTGCTGCCCGCCTCCGAACATCTGCGCGTGCTGCCGCTCGACATCACCGACGCGGACAGCATCGCGCGCTGCCTCGCGGCGGCCGGCCCGATCGACGCGCTCGTCAACAATGCCGGCGTGGGCCTGCTCGCGCCGCTCGAAGGCACCAATCCGGCCAGCGTGCGCGAGGTGTTCGAGACCAATGTGCTCGGCACCATCGCGATGACGCAGGCGGTGCTGCCGCAGTTTCGCGAGCGGCGCGCCGGCGTGATCGTCAACGTCACGTCCACCGTGACGCTGCGCCCGCTGCCGCTGCTGGCCGTCTACACGGGCAGCAAGGCCGCGATCAACGCCTTCACCGAATCGCTGGCGCTGGAGCTGGCGCCCTTCGAGGTGCGCGTGCGCCTGGTGCTGCCCGGGCGCGCGCCCACCACGCGCTTCGGCGACAATGCGCGCCGCCTGATGGGCGACGACGTGCCGGCGCCGTATGCGGCGTTTCGCGATCGCGTGTTCGCCTCGGTGCGCGACACCAGCACGCCGACCACGCAGTCGAGCGACGTGGCAGAGGCGGTCTGGCGCGCGGTGACCGATCCGGCCGCGCCGATGCGGATCCCCGCCGGCGCCGATGCGGTGGCGGCGGCAGCCGCGGCCGGCCACTGAGGCTCGCGGCCGCCGCGCCGTCCTGGAAGGGCCGGCGCGGCGGCCCGCACATCCTCTCCCCGTCGGCTTGCTGCCCATCGCGAACGTCAGATCGCGCCCCTCAGATCGCGAACCTCAGGCCCGTCATCCGCTCGCTCAGCGTCCACAGCCTGCCCGCCTCGGCCTCGTCGATCGCCCAGGGCAGCACCCCGTCGAGCGGCTGGTGATCGGCCGGCACCGCCCGCGCCACCTCGTTGTTCTCGCAATACACGCCGCCGATGCCGTCGAGCGCCGGGCTGGTGGCGCACCAGACGGTGGTCGAGGCGCCCTGCTCCGGCGTCTTGTACAGGGCGCGCTGCGATTCGGGGATCTGCCCGTGTTCGTCGCGAAAGCCGGCGCGCTGCAGTTCCTCGATCGTCAGCGAGCGCTGCAGGTTGGTCTCGATCCGCCCCGGATGCACGGCGAAGGCGCGCACGCCATGCGCCCTGGCCAGCCGGTCGAGTTCGACCGTAAACAGCACGTTGGCCGTCTTCGATTGGCCGTAGGCGATCCACTTGTCGTAGTCGCGCCGCTCGAAGTTCGGATCGTCGAAATCGAAGCGCGCGCGGCGATGCGCGCCCGAGGACAGGTTGACGACCCGCGCCTTGCCCGAGCGCGCAAGCGCCGGCCACAGACGCGCGGTCAGCTGGAACGGGCCGAGATGGTTGGCCGCGAGCTGGCCTTCGTAGCCGCGCGCGTCGCGCTGCAAGGGCGTGGCCATGATGCCGGCGTTGTTGACCAGGCGATGCAGCGCGCGATCGCTGGCCAGGAACTGCGCGGCGAAGGCGTCGATCGACGCCGGATCGAGCAGGTCGAGCCGGGCCACCTCGGTGCGCGGCACCTCGCGCAACACCTCGCGCGCCTTGGCCGGATCGCGGGCCGGCACGATCACCGTGGCGCCGGCGCCGGCCAGCGCGCGCGTGGTCTCCAGGCCGATGCCCGAATGGCCGCCCGTCACGATCGCGGTGCTGCCGCTCAGGTCGATGCCGGCGA
It contains:
- a CDS encoding SDR family oxidoreductase, translated to MSQASTVLVTGCSSGFGLDIARHFLAQGWRVVATMRTPREDLLPASEHLRVLPLDITDADSIARCLAAAGPIDALVNNAGVGLLAPLEGTNPASVREVFETNVLGTIAMTQAVLPQFRERRAGVIVNVTSTVTLRPLPLLAVYTGSKAAINAFTESLALELAPFEVRVRLVLPGRAPTTRFGDNARRLMGDDVPAPYAAFRDRVFASVRDTSTPTTQSSDVAEAVWRAVTDPAAPMRIPAGADAVAAAAAAGH
- a CDS encoding oxidoreductase → MSSQQTPIDSGFDANHAAREVIAGIDLSGSTAIVTGGHSGIGLETTRALAGAGATVIVPARDPAKAREVLREVPRTEVARLDLLDPASIDAFAAQFLASDRALHRLVNNAGIMATPLQRDARGYEGQLAANHLGPFQLTARLWPALARSGKARVVNLSSGAHRRARFDFDDPNFERRDYDKWIAYGQSKTANVLFTVELDRLARAHGVRAFAVHPGRIETNLQRSLTIEELQRAGFRDEHGQIPESQRALYKTPEQGASTTVWCATSPALDGIGGVYCENNEVARAVPADHQPLDGVLPWAIDEAEAGRLWTLSERMTGLRFAI
- a CDS encoding AraC family transcriptional regulator; protein product: MSVDPLAEVVSLLQPRAAFSKQVIASAPWAVRRAETGRPVYFVVLEGRCRLRVDGPGQDETITLEEGDFAMIPAARGFATSSLDREPPREGEPITTPIVPMPGGARVGDPHGAVDVRMLVGVCLFGSPDAALLVSLLPRWICVRGERRLSTLVQMIGDESRAERPAREIVLERLLEVLLIEALRSTSGTAASPGLVRGLGDPKLAAALRRLHEQPASRWSVAELAREAAMSRSAFFERFSREIGMAPMEYLQAWRMALAKQWLRQGELSMAEIAERSGYGSVSAFGAAFTRLAGMSPGRYARGEVEAAAGPA
- a CDS encoding AraC family transcriptional regulator; protein product: MDALSEVLSMLRVSSALSSRFEGRGAWAFHFPAYQHVKFGSVLQGSLHLWMVGETRRYRMEEGDFYLLTDGASFCAASDPSRETLDGPLHYRAARGPDGVVRWQGPGELPLVSLASGRFTFENELSALLLAHLPPLIHLRAADVASHALGHVLALMRAETEGEMPGSDVAKGSLATLVLVHALRTYLATSEAPAGWLGALADARIGRALSRMHAAPGERWTVDTLAGEVGMSRTAFAQRFRQRVGSAPLEYLQAWRMSLAMTALADTDEPLARIAERVGYLSDTAFSIAFKRSTGESPGRYRSARRRREGALAA